One window of the Bubalus bubalis isolate 160015118507 breed Murrah chromosome 8, NDDB_SH_1, whole genome shotgun sequence genome contains the following:
- the TEX47 gene encoding testis-expressed protein 47 gives MSFGTHPRKTNKKNLPLESLMPQVPRSNYLQFQEEKQRLQLKKFLLHRMFLVARITANIEKKDIADYFEQLFQSIVKRHLGEAVTGLLLIYPTSILHILESSSGTFYQILLDYLSHKKDEMEFFIQGMKIIVMSHNIPTRLFMQWHVSVIKAPVMYLDDVTQTQSLQEVMTEFLIQTHKLALHLFKTVKVSPKGPGDSLHQAAPELLLPEQIIKYLCNSAELMDPEGFINMYNKPIHVTLDSEVVWPAPSRF, from the coding sequence ATGTCCTTTGGAACCCATCCCCGAAAGACCAACAAAAAGAATTTGCCACTGGAATCTCTAATGCCACAAGTTCCACGTAGCAATTACTTGCAATTtcaggaagaaaagcaaagactaCAACTAAAGAAATTCCTTCTTCATAGGATGTTCCTAGTGGCAAGGATAACagcaaacatagaaaaaaaagatattgctgacTACTTCGAACAATTGTTTCAGTCAATTGTGAAACGTCACCTAGGAGAAGCAGTGACAGGATTGTTGCTCATATATCCTACTTCCATTCTGCATATTCTGGAGTCCTCCAGTGGTACTTTTTACCAAATTCTCTTAGATTAcctgagccataaaaaggatgaaatggaATTTTTTATCCAAGGAATGAAGATTATCGTCATGTCGCACAATATCCCAACAAGGCTCTTTATGCAGTGGCACGTTTCAGTAATAAAAGCGCCGGTCATGTATCTAGATGATGTGACACAGACACAGTCCCTACAAGAGGTCATGACGGAATTTCTCATCCAAACACACAAGCTAGCACTTCACCTTTTTAAGACTGTGAAAGTGAGCCCTAAAGGACCAGGAGACAGTTTGCACCAAGCTGCACCTGAATTACTCCTCCCAGAACAAATAATAAAGTACTTGTGCAACTCTGCAGAATTAATGGACCCGGAAGGTTTTATAAACATGTACAATAAACCCATACATGTCACCTTAGATTCTGAGGTGGTATGGCCTGCTCCTTCCCGTTTCTAG